The DNA sequence AGATTAGATTTTTGGTATTCATCATTTAAGTATTGAGATAACGTATTGATGAAAGCATCAAATCCTCTAATATTGCCAGTGTCAAGCTGAAAGGCTTTTGCTTTTTGGTTTAGATTCTTTACCTCGTAAATAACTTGTGCCGCAGCTGTTTCATTACCTTTGTATGTAAAAACGATGTCTATACCTTTTTGGGCTAAGCTCAAGACAATAGCTCTTCCAATTCCACGGCTTCCGCCTGTTACTAATGCGATTTTTGTCATTTCTCTTTTTTAGCTTTTAAATTTTTAAGTGTATTGCTGTAAAATGGTATATAACGTAGGAAGCTACACGCAGGTGCCCTTATGCTGCCGCACGATTGCATCGTGTAGCATTTTTTCAATTATTCTTTTATTCTTTTCCTCACCACGCGATATAATCGCGCGGGAGCACGGGATATAATCGCGCGGTAGCACGGGTTAGCTGAAGTTGGCGGTAGTTTTTATGTTCTCGCAACTAAGAAAAATTCTCCATTCGCAGGAACAAGATTGTCGGCTCGGTTTTTAAAATATCTGTCTGTCATATTTTTTGTTGAAACGGTTTGTATTTCATTTAGGCCAATGCTTTCTGCAAGTTTTGCAATTTCCTCAAAAGTAAAAAAACTTACAAAAGGTGTTCCCGAAGCCGCTGCACCTTTGATTGACATTTCCATTAAATTTTTGTCTTCTCCGTCAAGTTGTTCTATCGGCAAATAAAATGAGATTGCAATAGTTGAACCCGATGCAAGGGAAGTTAATTTTTTCAGCGTGTCGGTAATTACTTCTTTCGTAAGATAAAGTGTTACGCCTGTGCAGGAAACAAATGTCGTTTGTTTGATGTCAAAGCCGTTATTGGTCAGTTCGTCTAACCACGATGAAGTTTCAAAGCTAACGGGAACGAAGTGTAGATTGTTTGGAATTTTGTAACCGTTTTCAATCAATTTTTCTTCTTTCCAAGTCAACGTGTCGGGCTGGTCTATTTCGTAAATGTCAATCTGCGAACTGATAGCTGTGTTTCGTTGAGCAAAACTGTCAAGTCCTGCACCAAGCAAAACATATTGTTTTACGCCTTTTGCAATTTGTTCTTTTGCTATATCTTCAATAAAACGTGCACGGGCTATAATAGAAGCACGAAGCGACTTGGTAAATTTCATATCGGGTCGTTCTTGCCAACCTTGTTCGGGCTTGATTAAATCAAAGCCAATTTTGTCCTCAATAATGTAAGGTTTGTCGTCTGTCAAAACGTGTAAAGCTCTCCATAGAGCTGTCCGCAATGCTGTATTGTCTGGTTGTTTCTTTGTCATACTATTTTGTTTTATGAGCAGTGTCTGTAAAATTACCCCCTTATGCTGCCGCACGATTGCATCGTGTGGCATTTTTTCAATTATTCTTTTATTCTTTTCCTCACCACGCGATATAATCGCGCGGGAGCACGGGTCGGTTTGCTCTATTATTTTTAACAACCAGAAAATATCATCAAAATTTTTCCGTGTTTTAATATCTTCTGGAAAAAACGGTGAAATTGACCACCTGATTCCAGTTTAAATTGACCACCATTTCCGGGGCAAACTGACCACCAGATTCCGGAGCAAATTGACCACTGTTTCCGGAGCAAACTGACCACCTAAAATCAGCTACTTTTTTTCATGTCGTTACCCATACTTTCGTTCAAAAAAAGAGCGGATTATGGCAAATAAATTAACGGACATGAGTAAGATTAGAAAAGCGATTAAGTTGCATTGCAGCGGGAAAAGCAAGCTGTTTATAAGCCAATATTTATCCTTATCAAGGAATACAGTAAAGAAGTATATTTCCCTTTTTGAAGTTCAGGGGTTGACCATTGAAGAGATCAATCAAAAGACTGACCTTGAGTTGGAAACGTTGTTTTCACACCCTCCTGAAGAGTCTATTAGCCCGCGATTACAAAAGCTATATGAGTTTTTCCCTCATATGGAACGGGAGCTCAAACGGGTTGGCGTCACGGGCCAGTGTATGTGGGAAGAGTACATTAAAAAATACCCCGGGGGTTATCAAAGCTCCCAGTTCCGGGAGCATTACAAACTGTGGAGCCAGAAGGTAAATCCGGTGATGCACATGAACCACAAGGCAGGCGACAAGATGTTTGTTGATTATGCAGGCAAAAAGCTATCTGTGGTTGAAAAAGATACAGGAGAGGTAAGTGAAGTAGAATTTTTTGTTGCTGTTTTAGGGGCAAGCCAATATACCTATGCCGAAGCCACGGCCAGCCAAAAGAAGGAAGATTTTGTTGTATCGGTAGAAAATGCCATGCGTTTTTTTGAAGGCGTTCCGGCAGCAATTGTTCCGGACAATCTAAAGTCAGCGGTGATAAAAAGCAGCCGTTTTGAGCCCACCATCAACGAAACACTGGCAGATCTGGCAGAACATTACGAAACCACTATTCTACCAGCCAGAGCTTATAAACCACGGGACAAATCGTTAGTTGAAGGTGCTGTTAAAATACTATACCGCAGGATTTATGCTGCACTGAAGGACGAAACGTTTTTCTCCCTTGCGGAACTGAACGATCGCATCGGCGACCTGTTGGATGCACACAACAACAAAAAGCTCACCGGTCGTCCATACACACGTTTTGAGCTATACAATGACATCGAGAAGGGCAAACTGTCGCCACTGCCCATCCAACGCTTTGAGATCAAGTATCAGGCACAGGCAACGGTCATGCAAAATGGTCATGTGCAGCTTAGTTGCGACAAACATTTTTATAGCGTGCCGTACCAATACATCCGCAAAAAGGTGAAGGTGATGTACACCAGAACAACGGTCGAGATTTACTTTAAATACAATCGGTTGGCTACCCATCCCCGGGACTACGCACTTTACAGCTACACAACCACACCCGAACATTTAGCGAGCACCCATCAATTTGTAACCGATTGGACTGCCCCCCGGTTTATCAATTGGGCAAACAGTATTGACCCGGTTGCCGGGGAATATATCTTTAAGATCATTGAAAGCCGAAACCATCCTGAGCAGGCGTTTAAAAGTTGCATGGGGATACTTTCGTTTGAGAAAAAGGTTGGCAAACAAAGACTTATCAATGCCTGCAAACGTGCTCTTGACTTTGGAACCTACAGTTTTAAAGCCATACAAAACATCCTTGAAAACAACCTGGATATGATTAAGGATGAGACAACAGAAGATCCGGAATTGCCCGAACACAACAACATACGAGGGAAGAACTATTACAAATAAATTTAAAATCAAATCATTATGAATGAATCAACGTTGACAAAAATGAGACAAATGAAGCTTTCCGGAATGCATGGTGCATTTAAAACTGCAGTCGAAACCGGGAAAACAGACCATTACACCATCGATCAGTTTGTGTCCATGATTATTGATGCAGAATGGGACGAACGTCACAACCGAAAAATAGAGAGACTAATTAGAAATGCCAAGTTCCATTACAAATCAAACATCGAAAGCATCACTTTCGATCAATCACGAAACCTGGAACGCAACCTTATTTTACGACTTGGAGAGTGTGAGTTCGTAGAGAAGAACGAGAACGTTTTAATCACAGGAAGTACCGGCGTGGGTAAAAGTTATTTGGCAACGGCACTGGGTTATCAGGCATGTATCCAGGGCTACCGGGTAAATTACTTCAATACATCGAAGTTGTTTTCCAGGTTAAAAATGGCAAAAGCCGATGGCTCATACTTGAAGGAGCTAGCGAAAATCGAAAGGCAGGATGTTATTATACTCGATGATTTTGGACTCCAGGCACTCGATAGTCAAAACAGGATAACGCTATTGGAAATCATTGAAGACCGACACAATAAGGGTTCCATTATCGTTACTTCACAAATACCGGTTCAGGGATGGTATGATATTATTGGAGAAAAAACCATTGCTGATGCAGTATTGGACAGGCTGATTCATCAAGCTCACCGCATCGAATTACACGGAGAATCAATGAGAAAGAAAAAAAGTATCAACAAGGAATAATTTTTACAATTTTGAATATGAATTACGGCATGAAAAAAAGGTAGTTTTCAGAGGGCTCTTTTATGTGGTCAATTTAAATCGGCAACACATGGTCAATTTGAATCGGCACAGGGTGGTCAGTTTGACCGGAATTTACAATATAATTTTAGTTTCTCTAATATCAAGGTTTTTTAGAACAAGTAATTCTCCAATACCTTTTAAACTATTAACCGATTTTCCTTTTAATATTAGAATCTCCAAATTACTCAGCAATGAAAGATCACAAAGATGCTCTCCTTGATCTAGATAAATGCGAGATATATCAAACGTTCTTAAGTTATCAAGTCTGTCAAAAAAAGTTAACATTTCCAATTCTCCATAAAGAATATCCTTTTCGTTTCCATCTTCAACTTGATAAATTTCAAATGCC is a window from the Aquipluma nitroreducens genome containing:
- the istA gene encoding IS21 family transposase; amino-acid sequence: MSKIRKAIKLHCSGKSKLFISQYLSLSRNTVKKYISLFEVQGLTIEEINQKTDLELETLFSHPPEESISPRLQKLYEFFPHMERELKRVGVTGQCMWEEYIKKYPGGYQSSQFREHYKLWSQKVNPVMHMNHKAGDKMFVDYAGKKLSVVEKDTGEVSEVEFFVAVLGASQYTYAEATASQKKEDFVVSVENAMRFFEGVPAAIVPDNLKSAVIKSSRFEPTINETLADLAEHYETTILPARAYKPRDKSLVEGAVKILYRRIYAALKDETFFSLAELNDRIGDLLDAHNNKKLTGRPYTRFELYNDIEKGKLSPLPIQRFEIKYQAQATVMQNGHVQLSCDKHFYSVPYQYIRKKVKVMYTRTTVEIYFKYNRLATHPRDYALYSYTTTPEHLASTHQFVTDWTAPRFINWANSIDPVAGEYIFKIIESRNHPEQAFKSCMGILSFEKKVGKQRLINACKRALDFGTYSFKAIQNILENNLDMIKDETTEDPELPEHNNIRGKNYYK
- a CDS encoding class I SAM-dependent methyltransferase, producing MTKKQPDNTALRTALWRALHVLTDDKPYIIEDKIGFDLIKPEQGWQERPDMKFTKSLRASIIARARFIEDIAKEQIAKGVKQYVLLGAGLDSFAQRNTAISSQIDIYEIDQPDTLTWKEEKLIENGYKIPNNLHFVPVSFETSSWLDELTNNGFDIKQTTFVSCTGVTLYLTKEVITDTLKKLTSLASGSTIAISFYLPIEQLDGEDKNLMEMSIKGAAASGTPFVSFFTFEEIAKLAESIGLNEIQTVSTKNMTDRYFKNRADNLVPANGEFFLVART
- the istB gene encoding IS21-like element helper ATPase IstB, producing MNESTLTKMRQMKLSGMHGAFKTAVETGKTDHYTIDQFVSMIIDAEWDERHNRKIERLIRNAKFHYKSNIESITFDQSRNLERNLILRLGECEFVEKNENVLITGSTGVGKSYLATALGYQACIQGYRVNYFNTSKLFSRLKMAKADGSYLKELAKIERQDVIILDDFGLQALDSQNRITLLEIIEDRHNKGSIIVTSQIPVQGWYDIIGEKTIADAVLDRLIHQAHRIELHGESMRKKKSINKE